A portion of the Calothrix sp. 336/3 genome contains these proteins:
- a CDS encoding thioester reductase domain-containing protein has protein sequence MVNPKQSYTAAEIQDWLVKNLAATLKVSAEEIDIEQPLEGYGLDSTQAMVIVTKTEKMLGFEVSPTLLWHYPTIATLSQRLAEESEELDTEIADSVVSKRSKNTVVTPATLDLAAEAVLDPSITPPSSYFAFTDAPSNVFLTGGTGFLGAFIMRELLQQTEADIYCLVRAENPEAGKVKLQRNLETYGIWDEEYSPRIIPVIGDLSQPLLGISQEGFQMLAANLDSIYHSAATLNYVYPYSALKTPNVLGTQEVLRLAAAMRVKPVHYVSSVAVFESPYYAGKVVKEDDGFEHWQGIFLGYSQTKWVSEKLVTIARDRGIPVTIHRPPLIAGDSTTGVCNTDDFINLAIKGCLQMGCFPDVDYMLDASPVDYVSKAIVHLSLQKSSIGKAFHLQHPEPVHFHKLFEWMQSFGYPIQIVSYPEWQSLLINKLSSAENPLYTLRPFLLERWSDEQLTIPDLYLQSRRPIISCEETVKALAGSDIVCPPMDGNLFMTYSAFLLQNGFLTVS, from the coding sequence ATGGTGAATCCCAAACAATCCTATACAGCAGCAGAAATCCAAGATTGGTTAGTAAAAAATCTGGCTGCAACTTTAAAAGTATCCGCAGAAGAAATCGATATTGAACAACCCTTAGAGGGTTACGGTTTGGATTCTACCCAAGCAATGGTAATCGTGACAAAAACTGAGAAAATGTTGGGTTTTGAAGTTTCACCAACTTTACTCTGGCACTATCCCACGATTGCGACTTTATCCCAAAGATTAGCAGAAGAATCGGAAGAATTAGACACAGAAATTGCCGATTCTGTTGTGAGTAAACGTAGTAAAAATACTGTGGTTACTCCTGCGACATTAGATTTAGCAGCAGAAGCTGTACTTGACCCTAGTATTACTCCTCCATCGAGTTATTTTGCTTTTACAGATGCACCCAGTAATGTCTTTTTGACAGGGGGAACGGGATTTTTAGGTGCATTTATCATGCGGGAATTACTGCAACAAACTGAGGCAGATATTTACTGCTTAGTACGTGCAGAAAATCCGGAAGCAGGGAAAGTCAAACTACAGCGAAATTTAGAAACCTATGGCATTTGGGATGAAGAATATAGCCCACGCATCATTCCGGTAATTGGCGATTTATCTCAGCCATTACTAGGGATTAGTCAAGAAGGTTTTCAAATGTTGGCTGCAAATTTAGATAGTATCTATCATAGTGCGGCAACATTGAATTATGTCTATCCCTATTCGGCACTAAAAACTCCTAATGTTCTGGGTACTCAAGAAGTATTACGCTTGGCAGCTGCGATGCGGGTTAAACCAGTGCATTATGTTTCCAGTGTGGCAGTATTTGAGTCACCTTACTATGCTGGTAAAGTGGTGAAGGAAGATGATGGATTTGAGCATTGGCAAGGTATTTTTCTGGGTTATTCCCAAACAAAATGGGTATCAGAAAAGCTTGTAACAATTGCCCGCGATCGCGGTATCCCTGTCACCATCCATCGCCCTCCATTAATTGCTGGTGATAGCACTACAGGTGTATGTAATACCGACGACTTTATCAACTTGGCAATTAAGGGTTGTTTACAGATGGGATGTTTCCCTGATGTTGACTATATGCTGGATGCTTCACCCGTTGATTACGTCAGTAAGGCAATTGTTCATCTGTCTCTACAAAAATCATCTATCGGCAAAGCATTCCACCTCCAGCATCCGGAACCTGTACATTTTCACAAGTTATTTGAATGGATGCAATCCTTCGGTTATCCAATTCAAATTGTTTCCTACCCTGAATGGCAATCTCTATTAATTAATAAATTATCGAGTGCCGAAAATCCTCTCTATACTTTGCGACCTTTCCTGTTAGAAAGATGGTCTGATGAACAATTAACAATTCCTGATTTATATTTGCAATCTCGCAGACCAATTATTAGTTGCGAAGAGACTGTAAAAGCTTTAGCAGGTAGTGATATTGTTTGTCCACCAATGGATGGGAATTTGTTTATGACCTATTCTGCATTCTTGTTGCAAAACGGCTTTCTTACCGTTTCTTAG
- a CDS encoding PfaD family polyunsaturated fatty acid/polyketide biosynthesis protein: protein MKTIDAVLSNQHNGLSLSAPSFTFYQTWKGSLDCVSFAPETIKEKLLNLTQPCYVIQVNGKIGVTNEGYLSPSEHNPHSQIDLLMALPPVQLQQLGDTNFLSFHNVKYAYLTGAMAGGIASEDMVIALGKERILSSFGAGGLPPERLEAAIQKIQQALPLGPYAFNLIHSPNEPAIERRAVDLYLKYGVRTIEASAFLDLTLNIVYYRAAGLSINSANEIEIKNKIIAKISRREVATKFMQPAPTKMLQELVSQGLITELQANLAATIPLADDITVEADSGGHTDNRPLVCLLPSIIALRDEIQAKYQYAKPIRIGAAGGIATPESVLAAFMMGAAYIVTGSINQSCVESGSCDHTKQLLAQAEMADVMMAPAADMFEMGVKLQVLKRGTMFPLRAQKLYEIYRNYNSIDEIPIAEKEKLEKQVFRKTLGEIWEETATYLSQKNPEKLGKAVNNPKLKMALIFRWYLGLSSRWSNTGETSRQVDYQIWCGPAMGSFNDWVRGSYLAEANNRRVVDIANHLMIGTAFLYRIQSLRIQGLQLSDYYTQYYPTRSTLQV, encoded by the coding sequence GTGAAAACTATCGATGCAGTACTAAGTAATCAACATAATGGACTTAGTTTATCTGCCCCATCCTTCACATTTTATCAAACCTGGAAAGGGTCTTTAGATTGTGTCTCTTTTGCACCAGAAACAATTAAAGAAAAATTACTCAACCTCACTCAACCTTGCTATGTCATCCAAGTGAATGGCAAAATCGGTGTCACCAATGAAGGATATTTGTCTCCTAGTGAGCATAATCCCCACAGTCAAATTGATTTGTTGATGGCACTTCCTCCCGTACAATTACAACAATTAGGTGATACCAATTTCCTTTCTTTTCATAATGTTAAATATGCCTATTTAACGGGAGCAATGGCTGGGGGAATCGCCTCAGAAGATATGGTAATTGCCCTAGGTAAAGAACGTATTCTCAGTTCTTTTGGTGCAGGTGGTTTACCCCCAGAACGTCTAGAAGCAGCCATCCAAAAAATTCAACAAGCATTACCTCTAGGTCCCTACGCTTTCAACTTAATTCATAGTCCTAATGAGCCAGCAATTGAACGTCGTGCCGTTGATTTATATTTAAAGTATGGCGTTCGTACCATCGAAGCTTCGGCATTTTTGGATTTAACCCTCAATATAGTTTACTATCGAGCCGCAGGATTAAGTATTAACTCTGCCAATGAGATAGAAATTAAAAATAAAATCATTGCTAAAATTTCCCGTCGGGAAGTTGCAACTAAATTCATGCAACCTGCACCAACAAAAATGTTGCAAGAATTAGTTAGCCAAGGGTTAATAACTGAACTGCAAGCTAATTTAGCTGCCACAATACCCCTAGCTGATGATATCACCGTTGAAGCTGATTCTGGTGGTCATACTGATAACCGTCCCCTAGTTTGTTTACTCCCTTCAATCATTGCTTTGCGGGATGAGATTCAAGCTAAATATCAATATGCTAAACCGATTAGAATTGGTGCTGCTGGAGGAATTGCTACCCCAGAATCTGTCCTTGCTGCTTTCATGATGGGTGCTGCTTATATTGTTACTGGTTCTATTAACCAATCTTGTGTGGAATCGGGAAGTTGTGATCACACAAAACAACTGCTTGCTCAAGCGGAAATGGCAGATGTGATGATGGCACCTGCTGCGGATATGTTTGAAATGGGAGTGAAACTACAGGTTCTCAAACGAGGAACTATGTTTCCCCTTCGCGCTCAAAAACTATACGAAATATACAGAAACTATAACTCTATTGACGAAATTCCGATTGCGGAAAAAGAAAAGTTAGAAAAGCAAGTTTTTCGCAAAACCTTAGGGGAAATTTGGGAAGAAACAGCCACCTATCTTTCACAAAAAAATCCGGAAAAATTGGGAAAAGCTGTAAACAATCCCAAGCTAAAAATGGCATTGATTTTCCGATGGTATCTTGGTTTATCTTCTCGTTGGTCTAACACTGGTGAAACCAGCCGACAAGTAGATTACCAAATTTGGTGTGGTCCTGCCATGGGTAGCTTTAACGATTGGGTACGAGGCTCCTATTTAGCAGAAGCAAATAATCGTCGGGTTGTGGATATTGCTAATCATTTAATGATAGGGACAGCATTTTTATACCGCATCCAAAGCCTGAGAATTCAAGGGCTACAACTTTCTGATTACTACACTCAATATTATCCTACTCGCTCTACATTGCAGGTGTAA
- a CDS encoding PfaB family protein, with protein MEKIAIIGFGCLFPDAKNPEEFWHNLIQQKDSTSDISIEETGVEPGIFYDATKGKVDKIYSLKGAFIRNFKFDPTGYKLPPQFLETLDNTFKWSLYVAKQALQHSGYLDKESVLERCGVILGSLSLPTKYSNQVFAPIYQQILSPAVQELLQQDFQLPGLPISTDAANHNGMISGLPAAIIAQALSLSSTHLCIDAACSSPQYSIRLASHYLWTHKTDLMLAGGISCADPLFIRMLFSGIQGYPENDISRPLDKFSRGMLTAEGVGMVVLKRYSDAIRDGDRVYATICGNGLSNDGKGKHLLSPNSKGQTLAFERAYQEAQINPKDIDYLECHATGTLLGDTTEFQSVESFFGKYQATPFLGSVKSNVGHLLTAAGSVSLIKVLLSMSRGVIPATINITEPMGAENSVISPQRIVTSTTNWAKNSSVKRAAISAFGLGGTNAHIVLEQRKEPEVIIHSEPLETAKIAIVGMDAFFGECDGLDAFERSIYEGKQHFIPLPEKRWHGVEQDTNLLKNYGFVDGKAPLGAYIQDFTIDTISSKIPPNEVEKLNPQQLLLLKVAERALKDAGIKSGTNVAVIIAAETEFSVHQLQQRWDLSWQVKEGLKAENISLPVDKTTQLETILQDAVHQPVDSSEFVSYISNIMASRISALWDFTAPAFTITAGENSAFKAIEIAQHLLTTGEAEAVLVGAIDLAGSLENVVLRQQFAPINTGINTLSYDQKANGWTVGEGAGAIVVKLHEAAKKQQEKIYAVVDGMSFVQKYNSQLDKADISAVHQVSQQALTMAGVKASEVNYLEVFASGIIPKDAAEIQGLIRAYPGNENGLSCAIGSVKSNIGHTYVASGMASLIKTALCLYYRYIPATPQWTGVKNKADFMGSCFYVASESRPWFLDKNAAKRIAAVNSMGIDGNYAHLIMSEAGEEREVNNRFLQQTPFYLFPINGTDRQDIISQLSQLETHIQNGVDLATAASSTFQKFQEKSSGNYTLAILAHNQKEILREITSAHKGINQALDTGEDWQTPLGSFFTAKPLGKTGEVAYIYPAAVNSYTGISRNLYRLFPKIHDDIAVKTLRHFVADISRLVFPRSLNKLSSRQLETLEQLFLDDSLAIFDVDMLYTRFITQVMRDELQVKPKFAFGYSLGETSMMSAMGVWDNFTQGIITLHESPLFADRLSGKKQSVREFWQMSNSQDNNFWANYVLMATPQQVRECLKQETKVYLTQINTPEEVVIAGEPSACERVINTIGCNALRAPFDHVIHCPAMQSEYGEIARVNTLPMQKNLPPVTIYSAANYAPVQLESTAIATHIAQGLCQQLDFPRLVNQVYNAGARIFIETGAGNICSRWIDKILTDKEHITIPLNRRGLDDHSGIMKAVAKLVSHQVNLNLSLLYPPVTETQPKSKFSLKKVTLGGNSFTEKILTPENKQLFHNTSQKILPPISNFPTAPQPEIKLPPIFTTSPTEIMASDIIDHNLEPEKEVELISATSAKLSNHSDIPTTHYEYLNHNNTTLHKTHLKFLKTRQESSQQMSEIMQLQLACVEKLLSQ; from the coding sequence GTGGAAAAAATAGCGATTATCGGATTTGGTTGCCTTTTCCCCGATGCAAAAAACCCTGAAGAATTTTGGCATAATCTCATTCAACAAAAAGATTCAACATCTGATATTTCTATTGAAGAAACTGGTGTAGAACCCGGAATATTTTATGATGCGACTAAAGGAAAAGTAGATAAAATCTATTCCTTAAAAGGTGCATTTATCCGTAACTTTAAATTTGACCCCACGGGGTATAAATTACCTCCCCAGTTTTTAGAAACCTTGGATAACACCTTTAAATGGTCACTTTATGTTGCCAAACAAGCATTACAACATAGTGGCTATTTAGATAAAGAATCTGTTTTAGAGCGTTGTGGTGTAATTCTTGGTAGTCTTTCCCTACCGACAAAATATTCTAACCAAGTATTTGCTCCAATTTATCAACAAATACTTTCTCCCGCAGTTCAAGAATTACTGCAACAGGATTTTCAATTACCAGGATTACCCATCTCCACGGATGCAGCAAATCATAATGGGATGATATCGGGTTTACCCGCAGCTATTATCGCCCAAGCACTATCATTATCTAGTACCCATTTGTGTATTGATGCTGCTTGCTCCTCTCCCCAATATTCGATTCGGTTAGCATCTCATTACCTGTGGACACACAAAACTGATTTGATGTTAGCAGGTGGTATTAGTTGTGCGGATCCCTTATTTATTCGGATGTTATTTTCCGGAATTCAAGGATATCCCGAAAATGATATTAGTCGTCCCCTAGATAAATTTTCCCGAGGAATGTTGACTGCGGAAGGTGTGGGGATGGTGGTGCTGAAGCGCTATAGTGATGCGATACGGGATGGCGATCGCGTCTATGCAACTATCTGTGGTAACGGACTTTCCAATGATGGTAAGGGTAAACACCTCCTCAGTCCCAATTCTAAGGGACAAACCCTCGCTTTTGAACGTGCGTACCAAGAAGCACAAATTAACCCCAAAGATATAGATTATCTAGAATGTCACGCTACGGGAACCTTGCTCGGTGATACTACAGAATTTCAATCAGTAGAAAGCTTTTTTGGTAAGTACCAAGCTACCCCTTTCTTAGGTTCTGTGAAATCAAATGTGGGACATTTATTAACTGCTGCTGGTTCAGTAAGTTTAATCAAAGTTCTGTTGAGTATGTCCCGTGGAGTTATCCCAGCAACTATTAATATCACAGAACCGATGGGAGCAGAAAATAGTGTTATTTCTCCCCAAAGAATCGTCACTAGTACTACCAATTGGGCAAAAAATTCCTCTGTCAAACGTGCTGCAATTAGTGCTTTTGGATTAGGAGGAACTAACGCTCATATTGTCCTCGAACAAAGAAAAGAACCCGAAGTAATTATTCACTCAGAGCCTCTAGAAACTGCCAAGATTGCAATTGTGGGCATGGATGCCTTTTTTGGTGAATGTGATGGTTTAGATGCTTTTGAACGCAGTATATATGAGGGAAAACAGCATTTCATTCCTCTTCCAGAAAAGCGATGGCATGGAGTTGAGCAGGATACAAATTTACTGAAAAACTATGGTTTTGTTGATGGTAAAGCCCCTCTAGGAGCTTATATTCAAGATTTTACCATTGATACTATCAGCAGTAAAATTCCTCCCAATGAAGTCGAAAAATTAAATCCTCAGCAACTACTATTACTAAAAGTTGCAGAGCGTGCTTTGAAAGATGCGGGAATTAAATCTGGAACAAATGTAGCTGTAATTATTGCCGCAGAAACGGAATTTTCTGTACATCAATTACAGCAAAGATGGGATTTATCTTGGCAAGTTAAGGAAGGATTAAAAGCTGAGAATATTAGTCTACCAGTAGATAAAACTACCCAGTTAGAAACGATTCTTCAGGATGCTGTACATCAGCCAGTAGATAGCAGTGAATTTGTTAGCTATATTTCTAATATTATGGCAAGTCGAATTTCTGCACTCTGGGATTTTACTGCCCCTGCATTCACAATCACGGCGGGAGAAAATTCGGCTTTTAAAGCTATAGAAATAGCTCAACATCTCTTGACGACAGGGGAAGCAGAAGCAGTTTTAGTTGGAGCAATTGACCTAGCTGGCAGTTTGGAAAATGTGGTTTTACGCCAGCAATTTGCGCCGATAAATACAGGAATTAACACCTTAAGTTATGACCAAAAAGCTAATGGTTGGACTGTTGGTGAAGGTGCAGGGGCAATTGTAGTCAAATTGCATGAAGCTGCAAAGAAACAGCAAGAGAAAATATATGCTGTAGTTGATGGTATGAGTTTTGTACAAAAGTATAATTCTCAGTTAGACAAAGCAGATATATCGGCTGTTCATCAAGTATCACAGCAAGCTTTAACGATGGCAGGAGTAAAAGCTTCTGAAGTGAATTATTTAGAAGTTTTTGCTAGTGGGATTATCCCCAAAGATGCCGCAGAAATTCAAGGTTTAATCCGGGCTTATCCAGGGAATGAAAATGGTTTAAGCTGCGCTATTGGCAGTGTTAAATCTAATATCGGTCATACTTACGTTGCATCAGGTATGGCTAGTTTAATTAAGACAGCATTGTGTCTATATTACAGGTATATTCCTGCCACTCCTCAATGGACAGGAGTCAAGAATAAAGCAGATTTCATGGGTAGTTGTTTTTATGTTGCCTCGGAATCTCGCCCCTGGTTTTTAGATAAGAATGCTGCGAAGAGAATTGCAGCAGTTAATAGTATGGGAATAGATGGTAACTATGCTCATCTAATTATGTCCGAAGCGGGGGAAGAGAGAGAAGTAAATAATCGATTTTTACAACAAACTCCCTTCTATTTATTCCCAATTAATGGCACCGATCGCCAGGATATTATCTCCCAACTGAGTCAATTAGAAACCCACATCCAAAATGGAGTTGATTTAGCTACAGCTGCTAGTTCAACTTTCCAGAAGTTCCAGGAAAAATCTTCCGGGAATTATACCTTGGCAATTCTGGCACATAACCAAAAAGAAATTCTCCGGGAAATTACATCTGCTCACAAAGGGATTAATCAAGCTCTCGATACAGGAGAAGATTGGCAAACACCCCTTGGTAGTTTCTTTACTGCCAAACCCCTAGGGAAAACTGGAGAAGTTGCCTATATTTATCCCGCAGCAGTTAACTCATACACCGGAATTTCTCGAAATTTATATCGGTTATTTCCCAAAATTCATGACGACATTGCTGTCAAAACCCTAAGGCATTTTGTCGCTGATATTTCCCGTCTAGTTTTTCCCCGAAGTCTGAATAAACTCTCATCCCGACAATTAGAAACCCTAGAGCAATTATTCCTCGATGATTCCCTAGCAATCTTCGATGTTGATATGCTCTACACCAGGTTTATCACCCAAGTCATGCGTGATGAATTACAAGTTAAACCGAAATTTGCCTTCGGTTACAGTTTGGGTGAAACTAGCATGATGTCAGCTATGGGAGTTTGGGATAACTTTACCCAAGGAATTATTACCTTGCATGAGTCTCCCTTATTTGCTGATAGATTGTCAGGGAAAAAACAATCAGTGAGAGAATTTTGGCAAATGTCCAACTCTCAGGATAATAATTTCTGGGCTAACTATGTTTTAATGGCAACACCGCAGCAGGTGAGAGAATGCTTAAAACAGGAAACTAAGGTTTATCTTACCCAGATTAATACACCGGAAGAAGTGGTAATTGCCGGGGAACCATCCGCTTGTGAACGAGTAATTAATACCATCGGTTGTAACGCTCTACGCGCACCCTTCGATCATGTCATTCATTGCCCAGCGATGCAATCAGAATACGGAGAAATTGCCAGGGTAAATACCTTACCTATGCAAAAAAATCTTCCTCCTGTGACGATTTATTCTGCGGCAAATTATGCACCTGTACAATTAGAAAGTACGGCGATCGCCACTCATATCGCTCAGGGTTTATGTCAACAATTAGACTTTCCTCGCTTAGTTAACCAAGTCTATAACGCAGGAGCGAGAATCTTTATCGAAACAGGTGCAGGTAATATTTGTTCTCGATGGATAGACAAAATCCTCACTGATAAAGAGCATATCACCATACCCCTAAATCGCCGTGGTTTAGATGATCATAGCGGTATTATGAAAGCAGTAGCCAAACTTGTGAGTCACCAAGTTAATCTCAACCTATCGCTACTCTACCCACCCGTTACAGAAACTCAGCCAAAATCAAAATTTAGCCTCAAAAAAGTCACCCTCGGTGGTAATAGTTTCACGGAAAAAATTCTCACCCCAGAGAATAAGCAACTCTTCCACAATACCTCACAGAAAATCCTCCCCCCTATCTCTAATTTTCCTACTGCACCTCAACCGGAAATAAAATTGCCACCAATATTCACTACTTCCCCCACAGAAATTATGGCATCAGATATCATTGATCACAACTTAGAGCCAGAAAAAGAAGTAGAATTAATTTCAGCTACATCTGCAAAACTTAGCAATCATTCAGATATTCCAACTACCCACTACGAATATCTCAATCATAATAATACGACTCTACACAAAACCCACCTCAAATTCCTCAAAACCAGACAAGAGTCTAGTCAACAAATGAGTGAAATTATGCAATTGCAATTAGCTTGTGTAGAAAAACTACTCAGTCAATAA
- a CDS encoding 4'-phosphopantetheinyl transferase superfamily protein: MNNEVHLWQIKLERGESELNRLLNTLSIDEIHRAERFRFPQHRQRFIVSRGMLRTILGSYLDVEAQAVQFTYEAKGKPILDDIFAESCIHFNLSHSQDLALCAVCQHHLVGVDLEYTRSVSDVESLAARFFSPREYEVVRSLPPHQQQQVFFRYWTCKEAYLKAIGTGITQLDKIEINLSLDTPASLNIDGDWSLFEFVPKENFRAAVVVATQNIKIKFLDI; encoded by the coding sequence ATGAACAATGAAGTTCACCTGTGGCAAATTAAATTAGAACGAGGGGAAAGTGAGTTAAATAGGTTACTAAATACCCTATCCATTGACGAAATACATCGTGCAGAGAGGTTTCGTTTTCCTCAACATCGCCAACGTTTTATTGTCAGTCGTGGAATGTTGCGGACAATTCTAGGTAGTTATTTAGATGTAGAGGCGCAAGCTGTCCAATTTACCTATGAAGCTAAAGGTAAGCCCATTCTAGATGATATTTTTGCTGAAAGTTGTATTCATTTTAACTTATCCCATTCCCAGGATTTAGCTTTATGCGCTGTGTGTCAGCATCACCTCGTTGGTGTGGACTTAGAATACACTCGCTCAGTCAGTGATGTGGAGTCCTTAGCAGCAAGATTTTTTTCCCCAAGGGAATATGAAGTAGTGCGATCGCTACCCCCGCACCAGCAACAACAGGTATTTTTCCGCTACTGGACTTGTAAAGAAGCTTATTTAAAAGCAATTGGGACGGGTATCACTCAACTAGATAAAATCGAAATAAATTTATCTTTAGATACTCCCGCAAGTCTCAATATTGATGGAGATTGGAGTCTATTTGAGTTTGTTCCTAAGGAAAATTTTCGTGCCGCAGTTGTCGTCGCTACCCAAAATATCAAGATAAAATTTTTAGACATTTAA
- the devC gene encoding ABC transporter permease DevC, with product MLRRWFHATALGWRQLVKEKNRFAVAILGIAFADILIYAQMGFEASLFESSTAPQKSFNADLVLVNSQFRTVYSAKNIPRERLQQVLGFNGVDSVSPLYIAVGKWKNPENHQKQSILVFGIDPRTQAFKLPEVNQNLQQLQKLNTVLFDRASFPDYGAIASLYAQKSLVEAELNGMNVRVAGLFSLGASFAAYGNVIISDSTFMLLFSDRHPNQVQLGLIKLKPGANRQEVVDNLRNNLPNDVQVLTPEELNRSEKSYWAKKTPFGFIFGLGVVVSFVIGVVIVYQIIYVDLNDHLPEYAMLKAIGYSDRYLILVLVQQSLFLALLGYLPAFLISLGIYQTVATTTMLPIFMTMERGVHVLILTVSMCLIATASAVHKLQSADPGDIF from the coding sequence ATGCTACGTAGATGGTTTCATGCAACCGCCCTTGGTTGGCGGCAGTTGGTGAAAGAAAAGAATCGTTTTGCTGTAGCAATTTTGGGGATTGCCTTTGCTGATATTCTCATTTATGCCCAAATGGGTTTTGAAGCATCATTATTTGAGAGTTCTACTGCTCCACAAAAAAGTTTTAATGCTGACTTAGTATTAGTCAATTCGCAGTTTCGGACTGTCTATTCCGCTAAGAATATTCCCAGAGAAAGATTACAGCAGGTATTAGGTTTTAATGGTGTAGATTCTGTGAGTCCATTATATATTGCTGTGGGCAAGTGGAAGAACCCTGAAAATCACCAGAAACAGAGTATTTTAGTATTTGGTATAGACCCAAGAACCCAGGCTTTTAAGTTACCAGAAGTTAATCAGAATCTGCAACAGTTACAGAAGTTAAATACTGTTTTATTTGATCGTGCTTCTTTCCCAGATTATGGGGCGATCGCCAGTCTGTATGCTCAAAAATCTTTGGTGGAAGCAGAGCTAAACGGGATGAATGTCCGAGTTGCTGGTTTATTTAGTTTGGGTGCTTCCTTTGCGGCATATGGTAACGTCATTATCAGTGATTCTACCTTTATGTTGTTATTTTCTGACAGACACCCCAATCAGGTACAACTAGGCTTAATTAAGCTCAAACCGGGTGCTAATCGTCAAGAAGTGGTAGATAATTTACGGAATAATTTACCTAATGATGTACAAGTTTTGACACCAGAAGAATTAAATCGCAGTGAAAAATCCTACTGGGCAAAAAAAACACCCTTTGGTTTTATCTTTGGTCTAGGGGTGGTGGTATCTTTTGTGATTGGTGTGGTGATTGTTTACCAAATTATCTACGTAGATTTGAATGACCATTTACCAGAATATGCCATGCTTAAGGCTATTGGTTATAGCGATCGCTATCTCATTCTAGTACTGGTACAGCAATCTTTATTCCTGGCACTCCTGGGCTATCTTCCGGCTTTTCTGATTTCCTTGGGCATTTATCAAACAGTCGCTACCACCACAATGTTACCGATTTTTATGACTATGGAACGAGGGGTTCATGTGCTGATTCTTACCGTATCTATGTGTCTAATTGCCACAGCTAGTGCAGTACATAAATTACAATCTGCTGACCCTGGGGATATTTTCTAG